The following proteins come from a genomic window of Trifolium pratense cultivar HEN17-A07 linkage group LG4, ARS_RC_1.1, whole genome shotgun sequence:
- the LOC123922747 gene encoding uncharacterized protein LOC123922747 gives MKNKLENIWKLMGGIELMDVGNAFYMVKFDGEEDKNKVINEGPWMIYDRYLTVRQWTPNFNASTAKIDKTMAWIRIPSLNLVFYDESVLWAIASMVGNPIKVDLQTLKVARGRFARMCVEVDLTKPVVGRVGINGEWYQVQYEGLHIICTHCGCYGHLMKDCAPPTKQSVTDVHDSGRKNEREKKTSEPVPKSTEPVLKLAEPGTEPTKQVEPDVERFGNNQNSTVANNAAINGEEKNSMEVNNIPNLLHGDWIKVQRKKRNNKSKNHGNNELLKGGQLQQHTKYGFPDKESYLNMKKKIQNEEMDPLIGPNQKAKV, from the coding sequence ATGAAGAACAAACTAGAGAACATTTGGAAACTCATGGGAGGAATTGAGTTAATGGACGTCGGAAATGCTTTTTACATGGTCAAGTTTGATGGAGAGGAAGACAAAAACAAAGTCATCAATGAAGGTCCATGGATGATATATGATCGTTATTTGACGGTGCGACAATGGACACCTAATTTTAATGCTTCCACCGCAAAGATTGACAAAACCATGGCGTGGATACGAATTCCGAGTCTTAATCTTGTTTTCTACGATGAGAGTGTCTTATGGGCTATAGCTTCAATGGTAGGAAATCCTATCAAAGTGGATCTTCAAACTTTGAAGGTTGCTCGAGGAAGATTCGCTCGTATGTGTGTTGAAGTTGATCTCACAAAGCCGGTGGTTGGTCGCGTAGGGATAAACGGCGAATGGTATCAAGTGCAATACGAGGGTCTACACATAATTTGTACACACTGTGGTTGTTATGGCCATTTGATGAAAGATTGTGCGCCGCCGACGAAGCAATCAGTAACAGATGTTCATGACAGTGGCAGGAAGAATGAACGTGAAAAAAAAACGAGTGAACCGGTCCCTAAATCAACTGAACCGGTCCTTAAACTCGCTGAACCAGGAACTGAACCAACCAAGCAAGTTGAACCGGATGTTGAACGATTTGGAAATAATCAAAATAGTACCGTTGCTAATAATGCAGCTATTAATGGGGAGGAAAAAAATAGTATGGAAGTTAATAACATTCCTAATTTGTTGCATGGTGATTGGATCAAggttcaaagaaaaaaaagaaacaataaatcCAAGAATCATGGCAATAATGAGCTATTAAAAGGGGGGCAATTACAACAACATACCAAATACGGATTCCCTGATAAGGAAAGTTATCTCAATATGAAAAAGAAGATCCAAAATGAAGAAATGGACCCGCTTATTGGACCTAACCAAAAAGCTAAGGTctga
- the LOC123923927 gene encoding poly(U)-specific endoribonuclease-B-like isoform X1, protein MEGLIKGLLDVALGNDHNNQDDDDRQSRDERSRSSWAEVVSGDQDASDHRNPHSQNQRKEEEWQSEQGSTISNRPHNYKKEEAEPWQDSSNRHSPRPQKEQYRPQQQDYESESFNTSDRPNKSDNNDGWQTVGKPSRQTHKVPKDNWNSYKRPADEQQYSNDVEVGARVEPSQDELADLSRACEKLWDLDLNRLVPGKDYEIDCGEGKKVYQKQDMAQGSLFTWVSDDVFRKPTYARFLSLLDNYNPHQGSKEVVTSEEKQEQASFIEEISRTAPIKYLHKFLVSKGITSGSLQDFKRLLTSLWFDLYSRCGTSGSSSAFEHVFVGEIKQSSEVSGFHNWLQFYLEEVKGNIDYQGYIFPRRRGSIADSETQLLTIQFEWNGVLKSVSSTLVGVSPEFEIALYTLCFFVGQEDNHIQIGPYAVNIKCYRLGNQIGSVFPIADS, encoded by the exons ATGGAAGGTCTGATTAAGGGCTTGCTCGACGTAGCTCTCGGCAACGATCACAACAATCAGGATGATGATGATCGTCAATCACGCGACGAACGTTCCAGATCTTCTTGGGCGGAGGTTGTTTCCGGAGATCAAGATGCATCCGATCACCGTAATCCTCACTctcaa AATCAGCGGAAAGAGGAGGAGTGGCAATCCGAACAAGGTTCTACAATTTCCAACAGACCTCACAACTACAAG AAAGAGGAAGCAGAACCATGGCAAGACAGTAGTAACCGTCACAGTCCTCGGCCTCAAAAG GAACAATATCGTCCGCAGCAGCAGGATTACGAATCTGAATCTTTCAATACTTCCGACAGACCCAACAAG tcAGATAACAACGATGGATGGCAGACTGTGGGCAAACCTTCAAGACAGACACACAAg GTTCCAAAGGATAACTGGAACAGCTATAAACGTCCTGCTGATGAGCAACAATACTCCAATGACGTTGAAGTTGGTGCTAGGGTGGAGCCATCACAAGATGAACTGGCTGATCTGTCACGAGCTTGTGAAAAACTCTGGGATCTGGATTTAAACCGTTTGGTACCTGGCAAGGACTATGAAATTGACTGTGGTGAAGGGAAAAAAGTTTACCAAAAGCAAGATATGGCACAGGGGAGCTTGTTTACATGGGTTAGTGATGATGTATTCAGAAAGCCCACTTATGCTCGATTTCTTTCGCTGTTAGATAATTACAACCCACATCAAGGATCTAAGGAGGTTGTGACATCTGAAGAGAAACAAGAGCAAGCTTCCTTCATAGAAGAAATTAGTAGAACAGCACCGATTAAATATCTTCACAAGTTTCTTGTATCCAAAGGAATCACGTCAGGGAGTTTACAAGATTTCAAAAGATTGTTGACCAGTTTGTGGTTTGATCTTTATAGCCGCTGTGGAACTTCTGGTTCCTCTTCTGCTTTTGAACATGTTTTTGTTGGAGAAATCAAACAAAGCAGTGAAGTTTCTGGATTTCATAACTGGCTGCAG TTTTACCTTGAAGAAGTGAAGGGAAATATTGATTATCAAGGCTATATTTTTCCCCGTCGACGAGGTTCAATT GCTGACTCTGAAACCCAGCTTCTGACCATTCAGTTTGAATGGAATGGTGTTCTGAAATCGGTATCAAGCACATTGGTTGGAGTGAGCCCTGAATTTGAAATTGCTTTGTATACCCTGTGTTTCTTCGTCGGTCAGGAAGATAACCACATTCAGATTGGTCCATATGCAGTTAATATCAAGTGTTATCGTTTAGGCAACCAAATTGGATCTGTTTTCCCTATTGCGGATTCATGA
- the LOC123923926 gene encoding beta-amylase 3, chloroplastic-like yields the protein MTLTLRSSISFIIQKETKFLKTFDDVSATVTFAKIKPSFRLKAKSSMQVAHTLNSEGTINEKWEKVHAPSIVHSNHDNSKRVPVFVMLPLDTVTMGGNLNKPRAMSASLMALKSAGVEGVMVDVWWGLVEKDGPLKYNWEAYAELVQMVQMHGLKLQVVMSFHQCGGNVGDSCSVPLPPWVVEEISKNPDIVYTDRSGRRNPEYISLGCDSVPVLRGRTPIQVYADYMRSFRDRFSDYLGSVISEIQVGMGPCGELRYPSYPESNGTWRFPGIGEFQCYDKYMKASLAAAAEAIGKKEWGGGGPHDSGQYNQFPEDTGFFKKDGTWNSEYGQFFMGWYSGKLLEHGERILVSAKEIFQSSGVKLSGKIAGIHWHYRSRSHAAELTAGYYNTRHNDGYLPIAKMFANHDVVFNFTCMEMKDREQPDHANCSPEGLVHQVKTATRTARIELAGENALERYDAGGYAQVLSTSMSDSGSGLAVFTYLRMNKKLFEGDNWRHLVDFVRNMSEGGRRQRLPDSDSRGSDIYVGHIKKTKEQKQEAGTVLV from the exons atgaCTTTAACACTTCGTTCTTCAATTTCTTTCATCATCCAGAAAGAAACCAAATTCCTTAAAACTTTTGATGATGTCTCTGCCACAGTCACCTTTGCAAAAATTAAGCCATCTTTTCGTCTTAAAGCCAAGAGTTCTATGCAAGTAGCACACACCTTAAACTCTGAAGGAACCATAAATGAGAAATGGGAGAAGGTTCATGCTCCATCAATTGTTCATAGTAACCATGATAATTCTAAGAGGGTGCCAGTGTTTGTGATGTTGCCACTGGACACAGTAACAATGGGAGGAAACTTGAATAAGCCGAGAGCGATGAGTGCTAGTTTGATGGCTTTGAAGAGTGCTGGAGTTGAAGGGGTTATGGTTGATGTTTGGTGGGGTTTGGTTGAAAAAGATGGACCTTTGAAGTATAATTGGGAAGCTTATGCTGAGCTTGTACAGATGGTGCAAATGCATGGTTTGAAGCTTCAAGTTGTTATGTCTTTTCATCAGTGTGGAGGAAATGTTGGAGATTCCTGCAG TGTTCCTCTACCTCCATGGGTGGTGGAAGAGATCAGCAAGAACCCTGACATTGTTTACACAGACAGATCAGGGAGGAGAAATCCTGAGTACATCTCATTGGGCTGTGATTCAGTGCCTGTTTTAAGAGGAAGAACTCCCATCCAAGTGTATGCCGACTACATGAGGAGCTTTCGTGACAGATTCAGCGATTACTTAGGCAGTGTCATCTCG GAAATACAAGTAGGAATGGGTCCATGTGGGGAACTGAGATATCCATCATATCCAGAAAGCAATGGAACTTGGAGATTTCCTGGAATTGGAGAATTCCAATGTTATGACAAG TATATGAAAGCTTCCTTGGCGGCAGCAGCCGAGGCGATCGGAAAGAAGGAATGGGGAGGAGGTGGACCCCATGATTCTGGCCAGTACAATCAATTTCCTGAGGATACTGGGTTTTTCAAAAAAGATGGAACATGGAACTCTGAATATGGACAGTTCTTTATGGGATGGTACTCCGGTAAATTGTTGGAACACGGTGAGAGGATCCTTGTATCAGCCAAAGAAATATTCCAATCATCTGGTGTGAAACTATCTGGTAAAATCGCTGGAATCCACTGGCATTACAGATCAAGGTCGCACGCAGCTGAACTAACTGCTGGCTACTATAATACTAGACATAATGATGGATATCTTCCAATAGCCAAAATGTTTGCAAACCATGATGTTGTCTTCAATTTCACCTGCATGGAAATGAAAGACAGAGAACAACCTGACCATGCTAACTGCTCACCAGAAGGGTTAGTTCACCAAGTAAAGACGGCAACAAGGACGGCTAGAATAGAACTTGCCGGGGAAAATGCACTGGAGAGATATGATGCCGGTGGATATGCTCAAGTTTTATCAACGAGTATGTCCGACTCCGGCAGTGGATTGGCTGTATTTACATACTTGAGAATGAATAAAAAGTTGTTTGAAGGTGATAACTGGCGGCACCTAGTGGATTTTGTAAGAAACATGTCTGAAGGTGGTCGGAGACAGAGACTTCCAGATTCCGATTCACGCGGAAGTGATATATATGTTGGGCACATCAAGAAAACTAAGGAGCAGAAGCAAGAGGCTGGGACTGTTCTTGTGTGA
- the LOC123923927 gene encoding poly(U)-specific endoribonuclease-B-like isoform X2, translating to MEGLIKGLLDVALGNDHNNQDDDDRQSRDERSRSSWAEVVSGDQDASDHRNPHSQNQRKEEEWQSEQGSTISNRPHNYKKEEAEPWQDSSNRHSPRPQKSDNNDGWQTVGKPSRQTHKVPKDNWNSYKRPADEQQYSNDVEVGARVEPSQDELADLSRACEKLWDLDLNRLVPGKDYEIDCGEGKKVYQKQDMAQGSLFTWVSDDVFRKPTYARFLSLLDNYNPHQGSKEVVTSEEKQEQASFIEEISRTAPIKYLHKFLVSKGITSGSLQDFKRLLTSLWFDLYSRCGTSGSSSAFEHVFVGEIKQSSEVSGFHNWLQFYLEEVKGNIDYQGYIFPRRRGSIADSETQLLTIQFEWNGVLKSVSSTLVGVSPEFEIALYTLCFFVGQEDNHIQIGPYAVNIKCYRLGNQIGSVFPIADS from the exons ATGGAAGGTCTGATTAAGGGCTTGCTCGACGTAGCTCTCGGCAACGATCACAACAATCAGGATGATGATGATCGTCAATCACGCGACGAACGTTCCAGATCTTCTTGGGCGGAGGTTGTTTCCGGAGATCAAGATGCATCCGATCACCGTAATCCTCACTctcaa AATCAGCGGAAAGAGGAGGAGTGGCAATCCGAACAAGGTTCTACAATTTCCAACAGACCTCACAACTACAAG AAAGAGGAAGCAGAACCATGGCAAGACAGTAGTAACCGTCACAGTCCTCGGCCTCAAAAG tcAGATAACAACGATGGATGGCAGACTGTGGGCAAACCTTCAAGACAGACACACAAg GTTCCAAAGGATAACTGGAACAGCTATAAACGTCCTGCTGATGAGCAACAATACTCCAATGACGTTGAAGTTGGTGCTAGGGTGGAGCCATCACAAGATGAACTGGCTGATCTGTCACGAGCTTGTGAAAAACTCTGGGATCTGGATTTAAACCGTTTGGTACCTGGCAAGGACTATGAAATTGACTGTGGTGAAGGGAAAAAAGTTTACCAAAAGCAAGATATGGCACAGGGGAGCTTGTTTACATGGGTTAGTGATGATGTATTCAGAAAGCCCACTTATGCTCGATTTCTTTCGCTGTTAGATAATTACAACCCACATCAAGGATCTAAGGAGGTTGTGACATCTGAAGAGAAACAAGAGCAAGCTTCCTTCATAGAAGAAATTAGTAGAACAGCACCGATTAAATATCTTCACAAGTTTCTTGTATCCAAAGGAATCACGTCAGGGAGTTTACAAGATTTCAAAAGATTGTTGACCAGTTTGTGGTTTGATCTTTATAGCCGCTGTGGAACTTCTGGTTCCTCTTCTGCTTTTGAACATGTTTTTGTTGGAGAAATCAAACAAAGCAGTGAAGTTTCTGGATTTCATAACTGGCTGCAG TTTTACCTTGAAGAAGTGAAGGGAAATATTGATTATCAAGGCTATATTTTTCCCCGTCGACGAGGTTCAATT GCTGACTCTGAAACCCAGCTTCTGACCATTCAGTTTGAATGGAATGGTGTTCTGAAATCGGTATCAAGCACATTGGTTGGAGTGAGCCCTGAATTTGAAATTGCTTTGTATACCCTGTGTTTCTTCGTCGGTCAGGAAGATAACCACATTCAGATTGGTCCATATGCAGTTAATATCAAGTGTTATCGTTTAGGCAACCAAATTGGATCTGTTTTCCCTATTGCGGATTCATGA
- the LOC123922746 gene encoding uncharacterized protein LOC123922746 produces the protein MTEVSYFEETSSYHTDAICDNKIESAELSLTAEENFKRKYNIFKNIFSRKNILKFGIMTGEEAIPIDSTHGNIVISTIDTTQIKERIKTCPENERSKIGYIHISTIQILIKSTFMKGINSPLEIALKDSRILDTDQATIAKGNCNLKYGKIKFDINLQIGLSLKDKDLDRSIVFHYKMKNKNFMKKGNHPFTIYYRINYALSNSHHSIEFKGKDTIHIDELFAPIVTLKSPIFRSLARNSCSLIEADKDLFEETEDKSLFRSQSLRITPPKKDFYISEQKELSKLHSSIEGLSLQVQNLDRKI, from the coding sequence ATGACTGAAGTATCATATTTCGAAGAAACATCTAGTTATCACACAGATGCTATCTGtgataataaaatagaaagtgCAGAATTATCTTTAACTGCAgaagaaaatttcaaaagaaaatataacatattcaaaaatattttctcaagaAAAAATATTCTGAAATTTGGAATAATGACAGGAGAAGAAGCAATTCCCATTGATTCTACTCATGGAAATATAGTTATATCTACTATAGATACAACTcaaattaaagaaagaattaaaaccTGTCCAGAAAATGAAAGATCTAAAATTGGTTATATTCATATATCGACCATTCAGATTTTAATTAAAAGTACTTTTATGAAAGGTATTAATTCACCTCTAGAAATAGCTTTAAAAGACTCTAGAATTCTAGACACAGATCAAGCAACAATTGCAAAAGGAAATTGCAATCTAAAATATGgtaaaatcaaatttgatataaatttaCAAATTGGTTTATCCCTAAAAGATAAAGATCTTGATAGATCTATAGTCTttcattataaaatgaaaaacaaaaattttatgaaaaaaggtAATCACCCCTTTACCATTTACTATAGAATTAACTATGCTTTGAGTAATTCACATCACAGTATAGAATTCAAAGGAAAAGACACAATTCATATTGACGAATTGTTTGCACCTATAGTGACTCTAAAGTCACCTATATTCAGAAGCCTAGCAAGGAATAGTTGTTCTTTGATAGAAGCTGACAAAGATCTGTTTGAGGAAACAGAAGACAAATCGTTATTTAGAAGCCAAAGCCTTAGAATAACACCACCCAAAAAAGATTTTTATATCTCAGAACAAAAAGAGCTAAGTAAGCTACATAGTTCAATAGAAGGACTATCCTTACAAGTCCAAAATTTAGATAGAAAAATCTAA